A stretch of Kyrpidia spormannii DNA encodes these proteins:
- the panB gene encoding 3-methyl-2-oxobutanoate hydroxymethyltransferase, protein MEGLAMAFRKRKGGVPLVMVTAYDYPTARVAEEAGVDAVLVGDSLGMTVLGYTSTIPVTMDDMVHHARAVRRGLQNTLLVVDMPFLAHRLSLEETLRNAGRLLQEGGADAVKLEGGREVTDRVAALTEAGIPVMGHIGLTPQSVQQLGGYKVQGREPAAAEKLLEDGRRLEEAGCFSLVVEGVPEGLGAKISRALSIPVIGIGAGAYCDGQVLVIHDLLGWSYGPKPKFVKRYAHFAEAAVGAVRQYATEVRERQFPDPAHVYDPESGATVR, encoded by the coding sequence ATGGAAGGTTTGGCCATGGCATTTCGCAAACGCAAAGGCGGTGTTCCCCTGGTGATGGTGACAGCTTATGACTACCCGACAGCCCGGGTGGCGGAGGAGGCCGGTGTCGATGCCGTCCTGGTGGGCGATTCTCTCGGCATGACAGTGCTGGGGTATACGTCCACCATTCCGGTGACAATGGACGATATGGTTCACCACGCCCGGGCGGTGAGGCGGGGGCTGCAAAATACGCTTTTGGTGGTGGACATGCCTTTTTTGGCCCACCGGCTGAGCCTGGAAGAGACGCTGCGCAATGCCGGGCGCCTGCTGCAGGAAGGTGGGGCAGACGCGGTGAAGCTCGAGGGCGGACGTGAAGTGACGGATCGGGTGGCCGCCCTGACCGAGGCGGGCATTCCCGTCATGGGCCATATTGGACTGACTCCCCAATCGGTGCAGCAGCTAGGTGGGTATAAAGTGCAGGGCAGGGAGCCGGCGGCCGCGGAAAAGCTGCTCGAGGATGGCCGGCGTCTGGAGGAGGCGGGATGCTTTTCGTTAGTGGTGGAAGGCGTCCCCGAGGGACTCGGGGCTAAAATTAGCCGGGCCCTCTCCATACCGGTGATCGGGATCGGAGCGGGGGCGTACTGCGACGGACAGGTATTGGTGATTCATGATCTGTTGGGGTGGTCCTACGGGCCGAAACCGAAGTTTGTGAAGCGCTACGCTCATTTTGCCGAAGCGGCAGTGGGGGCTGTGCGTCAGTATGCGACAGAAGTTCGGGAAAGGCAGTTTCCGGATCCCGCCCACGTCTACGATCCCGAAAGCGGGGCGACGGTCAGGTGA
- a CDS encoding YpmA family protein, with amino-acid sequence MGDQDQLKVIGVFRTEGGEELYKFVDFLNRTLKERGLVFGMARGDHPGQFVITVYET; translated from the coding sequence ATGGGGGATCAAGACCAACTGAAGGTGATCGGGGTGTTTCGCACCGAGGGGGGCGAGGAACTGTATAAATTCGTGGATTTTCTCAACCGCACCCTTAAGGAGCGCGGACTGGTGTTCGGCATGGCCCGGGGGGATCACCCGGGACAATTCGTCATCACGGTGTATGAGACGTGA
- the ligD gene encoding non-homologous end-joining DNA ligase: MKTVLPQNLGKVLWPGVFTKGDLLEYLATVGTVMIPHLKDRPVTVIRYPDGIEEEGFFQKHPPPGTPDWVTRVTIGEGEAIVIDRLETLLWLGQLGAIEYHVTFSRFPAVDRPTYLVFDLDPSVEGFAAVCRVALMIRDVLTRLGLPSYPKTSGATGIQVYVPIHGSVTFEQTRPLMRTIAKYCEHRAPELITTERRVRARGNRVYIDYLQHAPNKTLIAPYSPRAVPTAAVSAPLQWEEVERGMAPENWTIATMAKRLQKMGDLFAPVLDPGVDIRPLLQHLDELSSKRSP, encoded by the coding sequence GTGAAAACGGTTCTGCCTCAAAACCTGGGCAAGGTTCTGTGGCCCGGTGTGTTCACCAAAGGGGACCTTCTCGAATATTTGGCGACCGTGGGAACTGTTATGATCCCGCACCTCAAGGATCGGCCGGTCACGGTCATTCGCTACCCGGATGGAATTGAAGAAGAAGGTTTTTTTCAGAAACATCCTCCCCCCGGAACACCGGACTGGGTGACGCGGGTAACGATAGGGGAAGGGGAGGCCATCGTTATCGACCGCCTGGAAACGTTGCTATGGCTGGGGCAGCTCGGTGCGATCGAATACCACGTGACCTTTAGCCGGTTCCCCGCCGTAGACCGGCCGACTTATTTGGTGTTTGATTTGGACCCGAGTGTGGAAGGATTTGCCGCCGTCTGCCGGGTGGCCTTGATGATCCGGGATGTTCTAACCCGGCTCGGGCTCCCATCGTACCCCAAGACCTCCGGAGCCACGGGAATTCAAGTATACGTTCCCATCCACGGGTCCGTCACTTTTGAGCAGACACGGCCACTGATGAGAACCATTGCCAAGTACTGCGAACACCGGGCCCCAGAGTTGATCACGACAGAACGTCGGGTGCGAGCACGGGGGAATCGAGTGTATATCGACTATCTTCAACACGCGCCGAACAAGACATTGATCGCTCCGTATTCCCCCCGGGCCGTACCGACTGCGGCAGTTTCTGCCCCTCTTCAGTGGGAAGAGGTAGAACGAGGGATGGCACCCGAAAACTGGACAATCGCGACCATGGCCAAACGGCTACAAAAAATGGGAGATTTATTCGCCCCGGTTCTCGATCCTGGAGTGGATATTCGGCCGTTGCTCCAACATTTAGACGAGTTATCATCAAAAAGAAGTCCTTGA
- a CDS encoding tetratricopeptide repeat protein, producing MSESFSELFDELGRIEQRLSDEGPGPELVEELGALRAQADEWMENWLVLEDRIAELCERFGLDLDLDSSPINHENVPSNVAPETGPISPAPYPPKPEGSDGISMVWHIPPHLDSEALVRTFRKGIGFFDLWMYQEAAEELEKVLKQTGDFPVARLYLALAYIARGRGREAEPHLQILLSTEQSPWILTSVRHARAHVYAEQGRWREAAEDLVLAVEGGRGVPILHYNLAVALIRVGDWERAIEELINVLEVDSRDEEAWLVGIAVLKRLGRFRLAISWALHGYRLLPDSWRIGKELAILLDYFGRLEEAARIWKRLLRLQPRDPDLWSGWGWTRWRQGDRLSARGAWKKAASLDGKAGQVLLYLGWAALEVGDRIGAWRYLERAEQDETVKNAAHAAMGWIAKAKGQGAGSLSCRNEPAEVGPQELDSKPSGHGY from the coding sequence ATGTCCGAGTCTTTTTCGGAACTCTTTGATGAATTAGGGCGCATCGAACAACGTTTGTCCGATGAGGGGCCGGGTCCAGAGTTGGTCGAGGAACTCGGGGCTCTCCGGGCCCAGGCGGACGAGTGGATGGAAAACTGGCTCGTTTTGGAAGATCGGATTGCCGAGCTCTGCGAACGGTTTGGTCTCGATCTGGATCTCGATTCCAGCCCGATCAACCACGAGAACGTCCCTTCGAATGTGGCACCGGAGACAGGACCCATTTCACCCGCACCGTACCCCCCTAAGCCGGAGGGGAGCGACGGGATTTCCATGGTTTGGCACATCCCACCTCACTTGGACAGCGAGGCTCTCGTGCGCACTTTCCGCAAGGGAATCGGGTTTTTTGATCTATGGATGTACCAGGAGGCTGCGGAAGAACTGGAGAAAGTGCTCAAGCAGACCGGGGATTTTCCCGTGGCGCGACTGTACCTCGCCCTCGCTTACATCGCTCGGGGGAGGGGTCGCGAAGCAGAGCCTCACTTGCAAATCCTGCTCTCCACAGAACAAAGTCCTTGGATCCTAACGAGCGTCCGTCACGCCCGAGCTCATGTGTATGCCGAGCAAGGGCGGTGGCGGGAAGCGGCCGAGGATCTGGTTCTGGCGGTGGAAGGAGGCCGGGGAGTCCCGATCCTTCATTACAATCTGGCTGTGGCCTTGATTCGCGTGGGCGATTGGGAGAGGGCCATTGAGGAACTGATCAATGTGTTGGAAGTGGATTCCCGAGACGAAGAGGCGTGGTTGGTGGGAATCGCCGTTCTAAAACGGTTGGGGAGATTCCGCTTAGCGATCTCCTGGGCTCTTCACGGATATCGGTTGTTGCCGGATTCCTGGAGAATTGGAAAAGAGTTGGCGATCCTGTTGGACTACTTTGGTCGCTTGGAAGAAGCTGCCCGCATATGGAAGCGTTTGTTGCGGCTTCAACCCCGGGATCCGGATTTGTGGAGCGGTTGGGGGTGGACCCGCTGGCGCCAAGGGGACCGACTCAGCGCCCGGGGGGCTTGGAAAAAAGCTGCCTCCCTGGACGGAAAAGCGGGTCAGGTTTTGCTGTACTTGGGCTGGGCTGCCCTGGAAGTCGGGGACCGGATCGGAGCCTGGCGATACCTGGAACGAGCGGAACAAGATGAGACGGTGAAAAATGCGGCCCATGCTGCGATGGGGTGGATCGCAAAGGCCAAAGGCCAGGGGGCGGGTTCTCTGAGTTGTCGGAACGAGCCGGCGGAAGTCGGCCCACAGGAGCTGGACAGTAAACCCAGTGGACACGGGTATTAA
- the panC gene encoding pantoate--beta-alanine ligase, whose protein sequence is MKVAESVSEVRTWVNQRRGEGRTIGLVPTMGFLHDGHLSLVKQAKAAGHAVVMSIFVNPLQFGPGEDYDRYPRDMARDRALAEGTGVDLLFTPSVEEMYPRALQVTLRVGDLANRLCGLSRPGHFDGVATVVAKLFHIVEPDEAFFGEKDYQQLRIIQTMVEDLNLPVKVIGCPTVREADGLAMSSRNRYLSPEERRRAAVLSRALFDAARRCREGTTRAAELVQSVTQQLSSAGLEVEYVSAVREEDLGQVDQIDEPCRLLAAVRVGDTRLIDNVALEAGKGMKHVAAYVDR, encoded by the coding sequence GTGAAGGTGGCGGAGTCTGTTTCAGAAGTGAGGACCTGGGTGAATCAGCGGCGGGGCGAAGGGAGAACCATTGGGCTGGTGCCCACCATGGGATTTCTGCACGATGGCCACTTGTCCCTGGTGAAACAGGCGAAGGCGGCCGGCCACGCGGTGGTGATGAGCATCTTTGTCAACCCGCTGCAGTTCGGACCCGGGGAAGATTATGATCGCTACCCAAGGGACATGGCCCGGGACCGGGCGCTGGCTGAGGGGACCGGGGTGGATCTTTTATTCACACCTTCCGTGGAGGAAATGTACCCCCGCGCTTTGCAGGTGACCCTTCGGGTGGGGGATTTGGCCAACCGATTGTGCGGACTGTCGCGCCCTGGGCACTTTGACGGCGTGGCGACCGTAGTTGCGAAATTGTTTCACATTGTTGAGCCGGACGAAGCCTTTTTCGGGGAAAAGGATTATCAGCAACTGAGGATCATCCAGACCATGGTGGAGGATTTGAATCTGCCGGTCAAGGTCATCGGTTGTCCCACGGTCCGGGAAGCCGACGGCTTGGCCATGAGTTCGCGCAACCGGTATTTGAGCCCGGAGGAGCGTCGGAGAGCGGCCGTTTTATCCAGGGCTTTGTTCGATGCCGCCCGTCGTTGCCGGGAAGGGACGACCCGGGCTGCTGAACTGGTGCAATCCGTGACGCAGCAATTGTCGTCGGCTGGGCTGGAAGTGGAGTACGTCTCCGCGGTGCGCGAGGAAGATCTCGGGCAGGTGGATCAGATCGATGAACCATGTCGGCTCTTGGCGGCGGTCCGGGTAGGTGACACCCGCCTGATCGACAATGTGGCTTTGGAGGCCGGGAAGGGGATGAAGCATGTTGCGGCATATGTTGATCGGTAA
- the panD gene encoding aspartate 1-decarboxylase — MLRHMLIGKLHRARVTEANLNYVGSITIDEDLMDAAGILPGERVQVVNNHNGARLETYVIPGPRGQGDICLNGAAARWAQPGDVVIIMAYGWMDEQEAARHRPKVVVLDEENRVLGRIAEEAGGEIPVKFG, encoded by the coding sequence ATGTTGCGGCATATGTTGATCGGTAAACTTCACCGAGCCCGGGTGACCGAAGCGAATTTGAACTATGTGGGGAGCATCACCATCGATGAGGATTTAATGGACGCGGCGGGAATCCTTCCGGGAGAGAGGGTCCAAGTGGTCAACAACCACAACGGAGCCCGTTTGGAGACTTATGTCATTCCAGGTCCCCGAGGCCAGGGAGATATCTGCCTGAACGGTGCCGCCGCTAGGTGGGCCCAACCCGGGGATGTGGTGATTATCATGGCGTACGGATGGATGGACGAACAAGAGGCAGCTCGGCACCGGCCGAAGGTTGTCGTTTTGGACGAGGAGAACCGGGTGTTGGGGCGGATCGCCGAAGAGGCGGGCGGGGAAATACCGGTGAAGTTTGGATAA
- a CDS encoding ATP-dependent DNA ligase — protein sequence MAWIKPMEPVHRTRVEEKGYWAQVKFDGVRLMAASREGRVILYNRKGCDRTAHYPELQSMKEIAQDFYLDGELIAPDGSGRPDFPTLIRRDLADPRRAAGLAPVIPIQYIPFDVLGWEGQWLLDRPIEERFEYLRNIPASPWVVPAQAWLNGAELLWAEVKQRELEGIVVKREGSPYVPGRASPLWQKVKHRRTLRVWVGGVVIREGQVRSLCIGRKDEQGRLYYIGNVGSGLAALDADVVIQGSRHLWRKDSPFVNQKDLPGIIFWEPELQADVEYAEWTPEGRLRQPSLKGFVSGH from the coding sequence GTGGCCTGGATCAAGCCGATGGAACCGGTTCACAGGACGCGGGTGGAGGAGAAAGGATACTGGGCACAAGTGAAGTTCGATGGGGTTCGTCTCATGGCCGCCAGCCGAGAGGGCCGGGTCATCCTCTATAACCGCAAGGGGTGCGATCGAACCGCCCATTATCCGGAACTACAAAGCATGAAAGAGATTGCACAGGATTTTTACCTCGATGGGGAATTGATCGCCCCGGACGGTTCGGGTCGGCCGGATTTTCCGACTTTGATCCGCCGGGACCTGGCGGATCCCCGACGGGCGGCTGGCTTGGCGCCGGTGATTCCGATTCAGTACATCCCTTTTGATGTCCTGGGATGGGAAGGTCAATGGCTGTTGGACCGACCCATTGAAGAGAGGTTTGAATATTTAAGAAATATTCCCGCGTCACCATGGGTGGTTCCGGCTCAGGCGTGGCTGAACGGGGCAGAGCTTCTGTGGGCCGAGGTGAAGCAAAGGGAATTGGAAGGCATCGTCGTGAAACGAGAGGGCAGTCCGTATGTGCCCGGCCGGGCATCCCCCTTGTGGCAAAAGGTGAAACATCGGCGAACCCTGCGGGTTTGGGTAGGGGGAGTGGTGATCCGCGAGGGACAGGTGCGCAGTCTTTGTATCGGACGCAAAGACGAGCAAGGCCGGTTGTATTACATCGGCAACGTAGGCTCCGGGCTGGCGGCCTTGGACGCCGATGTGGTGATCCAGGGATCCCGGCATCTGTGGCGCAAGGATTCCCCTTTTGTGAACCAAAAGGATCTTCCGGGGATTATTTTTTGGGAGCCGGAGCTTCAGGCGGACGTCGAGTATGCAGAATGGACCCCGGAAGGGCGGCTGCGTCAACCCTCCTTAAAGGGGTTTGTGTCGGGTCACTGA
- the mtnA gene encoding S-methyl-5-thioribose-1-phosphate isomerase, translated as MRALGWNDGELLILDQTRLPLEERWVHCRTVEEVAEAIERMRVRGAPAIGVAAAFGVVLGAQRAVEQGRRISAAVREAVARLAATRPTAVNLFWALSRMEKVAEVAGEGREAVARLEREAEAVMREDERVNRRIGRWGAELIPQRARILTHCNTGALATAAYGTALGVIRAAREEGKEVQVWVDETRPFFQGARLTAYELVQEGIEGTIITDSTAAALMAKGWVDLVIVGADRVAANGDVANKIGTYGLAIAARYHGIPFYVAAPTSTFDGSLADGRAIPIEERNPDEVLQVAGVRMAPPGASALHLAFDVTPHSLIDALITEKGVLRPPIPDAVQGLLRGGT; from the coding sequence TTGCGAGCATTGGGATGGAATGACGGAGAACTGTTGATTCTCGATCAAACCCGCTTGCCGCTCGAGGAACGCTGGGTGCACTGTCGCACCGTCGAAGAAGTGGCGGAAGCGATTGAAAGGATGCGGGTTCGAGGGGCGCCGGCAATCGGAGTGGCGGCGGCGTTCGGCGTGGTGCTGGGGGCACAAAGGGCCGTGGAACAAGGTCGCAGGATCTCGGCAGCGGTTCGCGAGGCGGTGGCGCGGCTCGCCGCCACCCGGCCGACGGCTGTCAATCTTTTTTGGGCCCTGAGCCGCATGGAGAAAGTGGCCGAGGTGGCCGGGGAAGGCCGAGAGGCCGTGGCTCGGCTTGAGCGCGAGGCCGAAGCGGTCATGCGTGAGGACGAGCGGGTGAATCGAAGGATTGGCCGCTGGGGGGCGGAGTTGATCCCCCAACGGGCCCGTATTCTGACGCATTGTAACACCGGAGCTTTGGCGACGGCCGCCTACGGAACAGCTTTGGGGGTAATTCGGGCCGCCCGAGAAGAGGGAAAAGAGGTCCAGGTTTGGGTGGACGAAACGAGACCCTTTTTTCAGGGCGCCCGGCTGACGGCTTATGAGTTAGTCCAAGAAGGAATTGAAGGGACGATCATTACGGACTCCACGGCGGCAGCCCTCATGGCAAAAGGCTGGGTGGATCTCGTGATTGTGGGGGCCGACAGGGTGGCGGCCAACGGTGACGTCGCGAATAAGATCGGGACTTACGGGTTGGCAATCGCGGCCCGGTATCATGGGATCCCCTTTTATGTCGCTGCCCCGACGTCGACTTTCGACGGGTCACTAGCCGATGGACGGGCCATCCCCATCGAGGAGCGGAATCCGGATGAAGTCCTTCAGGTGGCTGGAGTCCGCATGGCTCCGCCAGGGGCGTCGGCTTTGCACTTGGCTTTCGATGTGACCCCGCATTCGTTAATAGACGCACTGATCACAGAAAAGGGAGTGCTTCGTCCACCCATTCCTGATGCCGTTCAAGGCTTGTTGCGGGGCGGAACGTGA
- a CDS encoding amidohydrolase, whose product MVVRTRIIGGVVIPVTESGLWYENGHVVVEDGRIVAVGPGEGSPVPGEAVVNAAGKYVLPGFVNAHGHAAMALLRGYADDLPLMDWLQKKVWPIEDRLTGEDIYWGTMLALLEMIEGGITTFADMYFHMDRVAEAVAQAGVRGVLSRGIIGTGPDEGRGAIRESREFASRWHGAEGGRITVTLGPHAPYTCPPAVLRQVAEVSAELGVGIQIHLSETRSEVEQIAASHGKSPVDVCAEAGLFERPTVVAHAVHLTEADIDLMARFDVRVAHNPGSNLKLGSGVAPLPKLLQRGVVVGLGTDGAASNNNLDLLEEIRLAALIHKGVGEDPIAVDADTALALGTREGARALFLEEGAGTLAPGAPADLIFMDGSGPHLLPLYNPISQVVYAAKSGDVTDVMCDGRWLLRDRQHQTLDRDKILFHVSRIVEGFTR is encoded by the coding sequence ATGGTGGTGCGCACCCGGATCATAGGCGGGGTGGTGATCCCCGTCACGGAATCGGGATTGTGGTATGAGAATGGGCACGTGGTGGTGGAGGATGGGCGAATTGTAGCTGTCGGCCCTGGGGAGGGTTCTCCGGTGCCGGGGGAGGCAGTGGTAAACGCGGCGGGGAAGTACGTTTTGCCAGGCTTTGTGAATGCTCACGGTCACGCCGCCATGGCGTTGTTGCGGGGTTATGCGGATGACTTGCCCCTCATGGACTGGCTCCAGAAAAAGGTGTGGCCCATCGAGGATCGATTGACGGGGGAAGACATCTACTGGGGGACCATGTTGGCACTGTTGGAGATGATTGAGGGCGGAATTACCACTTTTGCGGACATGTATTTTCATATGGATCGAGTGGCGGAGGCCGTGGCCCAAGCCGGGGTTCGGGGGGTGTTATCCCGGGGAATTATCGGGACCGGTCCCGATGAAGGTCGGGGAGCCATCCGGGAAAGCCGGGAGTTTGCAAGCCGCTGGCACGGGGCTGAGGGAGGGCGGATCACCGTGACGCTGGGTCCCCATGCTCCCTACACGTGTCCTCCGGCGGTGTTGCGCCAGGTCGCCGAAGTATCGGCGGAACTGGGTGTCGGGATCCAAATTCACCTTTCTGAGACCCGTTCGGAAGTGGAGCAGATCGCGGCCTCCCATGGAAAATCCCCGGTGGACGTATGTGCGGAAGCCGGTCTTTTCGAGCGGCCCACCGTGGTGGCCCATGCCGTGCATCTGACGGAGGCGGACATCGACCTTATGGCGCGCTTTGATGTCCGGGTGGCCCACAACCCGGGTTCGAATCTAAAATTGGGGAGCGGTGTGGCTCCTTTGCCGAAGTTGTTACAACGAGGCGTTGTGGTGGGACTGGGGACGGATGGGGCGGCGAGCAACAACAATCTCGATCTCCTGGAAGAAATCCGTTTGGCGGCGTTGATACATAAGGGGGTCGGGGAAGATCCGATTGCGGTGGACGCAGATACCGCTCTCGCCTTGGGGACCCGGGAAGGGGCTCGGGCGCTATTTCTGGAAGAGGGTGCGGGCACCTTGGCACCCGGCGCGCCGGCCGATCTGATCTTCATGGACGGGTCCGGCCCCCATCTGTTGCCGCTGTACAATCCTATCAGCCAGGTCGTCTACGCGGCCAAGTCCGGGGATGTCACAGATGTGATGTGCGACGGCCGTTGGCTGTTGCGCGACCGCCAGCATCAAACCTTGGACCGGGATAAAATCCTGTTTCATGTAAGTCGGATTGTTGAAGGATTTACCCGCTGA
- a CDS encoding glycoside hydrolase family 130 protein: protein MKLERLTKEPVLKPNPHHDWERSAVFNCAVVVDRGLIHLIYRATDLPCHQKYGDYVSRLGYAVSRDGLAFWRFDRPILDPQEGQEQRGLEDPRIVKLDDRFYMMYTGYGGRFPGDYRICLATSRNLIDWERHGVVLDEPNKDASLFPERIGGRYVMLHRRFPDIWLAFSDDMVHWTDHVSILSPISHTWESARLGVAGPPIKTVHGWLLVYHAADDQNVYRLGAALLDLKDPTRVIARQDGPLLEPELDWECRGWIPNVVFSCGHAEMPDDYYFYYGGADTVIGVAKLAKKDVRFS, encoded by the coding sequence ATGAAGCTCGAACGCCTGACCAAAGAACCGGTGCTCAAACCGAATCCCCATCATGACTGGGAACGGTCGGCGGTGTTTAACTGCGCGGTGGTGGTGGACCGAGGGCTGATTCATCTCATTTATCGTGCCACAGACCTGCCCTGTCATCAAAAATATGGGGATTACGTTTCTCGTCTCGGTTATGCGGTCAGCCGGGATGGACTGGCATTTTGGCGGTTCGACCGACCCATTTTGGATCCTCAAGAGGGGCAAGAGCAGCGCGGGCTGGAAGATCCGAGGATCGTCAAGCTCGATGATCGATTTTACATGATGTACACCGGGTATGGCGGGCGTTTTCCAGGGGATTATCGCATCTGCCTCGCCACTTCCCGGAATCTCATTGATTGGGAGCGCCACGGGGTGGTACTTGATGAGCCCAATAAAGACGCTTCCTTGTTTCCCGAGCGCATCGGTGGCCGTTATGTGATGCTGCACCGGCGTTTTCCGGATATCTGGCTGGCCTTTTCGGACGACATGGTTCACTGGACGGATCATGTCTCGATCCTATCTCCGATTTCACATACCTGGGAATCGGCCCGATTGGGCGTCGCGGGCCCGCCCATCAAAACGGTTCATGGATGGCTCCTGGTGTACCATGCGGCGGATGACCAAAACGTTTATCGACTGGGGGCGGCGTTGTTGGATTTAAAAGATCCGACCCGGGTGATTGCCCGCCAGGACGGCCCCCTTCTTGAACCGGAGTTGGATTGGGAATGCAGGGGATGGATACCGAATGTGGTATTTAGCTGTGGCCACGCCGAGATGCCGGATGACTACTATTTCTATTACGGCGGAGCGGATACGGTGATCGGGGTTGCGAAATTGGCGAAGAAGGACGTCCGCTTTTCGTGA
- a CDS encoding redox-sensing transcriptional repressor Rex: MLQGKTPVVSQAVVRRLPIYLRYLQQLQAREVDTVSSQEMGRDLDINPAQIRKDLAYFGEFGRKGIGYHVPYLIEKIRQILKLDRNLPVALVGAGHLGIALSNYSRLRRSELAIAAIFDKDPRKIGLAVAGLTVQGMDDFETRVREQGIRIGIVAVPAPEAQAVANRMVEAGIVGILNFAPATLRTPPTVHVRYSDVTSELQALAYYVR; this comes from the coding sequence GTGTTGCAAGGGAAGACTCCGGTTGTATCCCAAGCAGTCGTCAGGAGATTGCCAATTTATTTGCGTTATTTGCAACAATTGCAGGCTCGTGAAGTGGATACGGTGTCTTCCCAGGAAATGGGCCGGGACCTTGATATCAATCCCGCTCAGATCCGCAAAGATCTCGCATATTTCGGCGAGTTTGGACGGAAGGGCATCGGTTATCACGTTCCTTATTTGATTGAGAAGATTCGCCAGATCCTAAAGTTGGATCGCAACCTCCCGGTGGCTTTGGTGGGCGCCGGACATCTTGGAATTGCTTTGAGTAATTATAGCCGACTCCGGCGGAGTGAGCTTGCTATTGCTGCGATTTTTGACAAAGACCCCCGCAAGATCGGCCTGGCGGTGGCGGGGCTGACCGTTCAGGGGATGGACGATTTTGAAACCCGGGTTCGAGAGCAAGGGATTCGGATCGGGATCGTGGCGGTTCCTGCGCCGGAAGCCCAGGCTGTGGCAAACCGCATGGTGGAGGCCGGTATTGTGGGCATTCTGAATTTTGCACCCGCAACATTGCGCACTCCTCCCACGGTACATGTGCGCTATTCAGACGTGACCAGTGAGCTTCAAGCTCTCGCATATTATGTTCGTTGA